From Erigeron canadensis isolate Cc75 chromosome 8, C_canadensis_v1, whole genome shotgun sequence, one genomic window encodes:
- the LOC122579636 gene encoding uncharacterized protein LOC122579636, with protein MSTLRSKAWMVAGTVGLVEALKDQGFARWNYTFRIIHHHAKSNLRSLSQTKKLSSPEAAKASSRGMENVHKAKQSEESLRKVMYLSCWGPN; from the coding sequence ATGAGTACTTTAAGAAGCAAAGCATGGATGGTGGCCGGGACAGTTGGATTGGTAGAGGCACTAAAAGACCAAGGTTTTGCACGGTGGAACTACACCTTCAGGATCATCCACCACCACGCCAAGTCCAATCTCCGGTCACTTTCCCAGACCAAAAAGTTGTCTTCACCGGAGGCGGCCAAGGCTTCAAGCAGAGGCATGGAAAATGTCCACAAGGCAAAACAATCAGAAGAGTCGTTAAGAAAAGTTATGTATTTGAGCTGTTGGGGTCCCAACTAA
- the LOC122579642 gene encoding uncharacterized protein LOC122579642: MSSTSRAWMVAGTVGLVEALKDQGFARWNYTIRAIHHHAKSNLRSISQTRKLSSPAAMASNKRIDQSEESLRKVMYLSCWGPN; this comes from the coding sequence ATGAGTTCAACAAGCAGGGCATGGATGGTGGCGGGGACAGTTGGATTGGTGGAAGCGCTTAAAGATCAAGGATTTGCAAGGTGGAACTACACCATCAGGGCAATCCACCACCACGCCAAGTCCAACCTCCGGTCAATCTCTCAGACACGAAAGTTGTCTTCACCGGCTGCCATGGCTTCCAACAAACGCATTGATCAATCCGAGGAGTCATTGAGAAAAGTCATGTACTTGAGTTGTTGGGGTCCCAATTGA